In Theobroma cacao cultivar B97-61/B2 chromosome 7, Criollo_cocoa_genome_V2, whole genome shotgun sequence, the genomic window AGgatttgtatatttttcttgaattctcATTTGATGTGTACTTTTATTGTAGGCTTATTGAGATATGCTTATTAGACTGAGAAATATCTCATTTGAGATATGTTATTGAGATATGCTTATTGAGATAGGAAATTGCTGGAAAAGTTTTCTGATCCTTCCACTGCAATTGCATTTTCACGTTAAAAGCACTTTTctaaaagttaaaaaggaaaagctgttcttgtagaaaaaaaaagcacgAAAGCGTGTTGAAGGTACACATTTAAATTCAATCTCTTTCATACAGTTGTTTATCGAATGATTGTATGTAGTTTTTGCTCAACAAATTTGTTAAGataattatacaaattattTAGTTAAAACTACTAGACAATACTATAATCTAGTTAGATgacaatatttaattaataattatattataatactgttaattaattagaattaaattataaataaaattaggaTAACATACATAATTTAGATTTctcaatcaaaataaaaaatgaggatAGGTttaaccaaagaaaaaaaaactcaccAACTCGGACAAAAAGCATCCCAAAGAAATGCAAAAGCAGCAGCAACAACAAAGATTAGTCGAGGAGCTGAAACTAATCtgcaaaaataaaagcagAAGCCATCACGTAATCATCCCTCAGCAgccaaaaactaataaaacaGAGAACCAATAGCGCAAGAATGAAGCAAAGAAATGCAAGCTCACACAACCAGCAGAAACGAAAATCACATCAAAGGTTCAAAGAAGCGAGAACCAACCAATAATTAACCGCAATGAATCCCATGAAACAATCggcaaaatcaaaatccattCAAGCAGATCAGGATGAAGCTTAAACAGAGTGAAGTAACAACAGATATTGATCCCCCCCAACACCGGGCTTGGCAAGTGAATCAGCAATAGTGTTTCCAGATCTAATAGCGTGTTGAATTTGCCACTGTTTAACTTTACTAGCCAAAACAAGGATATGAAGCACTTGATTCCTCAAATTCCATGGAGCCAAATCAGGGGACTTAGTCCATTTAATAGCTCTAACTGAATCACTTTCAAGAATCTACCAGTGAGAAGATGCCCATGTTGAAGGCTTGTATGATCTAATTCTCTTTGGGCCAAATCCGTGGACATTAAGTTCTTAAGTTCTTTTCCAGTTCTTCTGGAAATCTTTTCGCAAAAACTCTACAGTAACTGGCAGCAGCTAATTTACTGATTTAATGTGCGTTAGAGAAAGATTGTTGGAGTTAAATCAATGCTGCAAACCTgtgttaaaaatcaaacttgagGAAGGCTAACTGTTAATGACTTTTGACACCTTACCATAAATCAAATCTTTTCCTTTAGAATTAGAAACTGAACATAGCCATCTCAGCACTTTGATTTTACtcttaaaagaaataattaagtATCAATGATGTAACTAATACATACATGAGGTGCTTGTAGTGAGTTTCCCTCCACTTTCCTTTGGTATTTTAGGAAAGcaaattgaaaaggaaaaaatggcCCTTCTTAATAAATTTAGAAATCTCTGAGTCAAGAAAACATGGATTTCCAAAACCAATATATCAGAATCAAAAGTACCACCGTTAGGTAGGTAGCCTTAAAGTGAAATTGTGAGATCACTAGTATTTATCTTTTGGATTGATTATATAGTAAATGTGAGTAAGCATTGAATTAAactagaagaaaagaaaatccagATTTGTCGAAAAATCTAATCCAAAGAgctaaaaaaacaaaatattatttactgATCTGAAACTTTCAGTAATGAAATCTGGAATTTCCTCTATGTACTTCAAACATTTCCTAGTATAGAACTCAACAACTAGAAGACATAAagttttgaaacaaaaaaaacattCTCTGCAATATTACTAAAAGGACTAAATGAATCCAAGCAGCAGTATGTTACATGCTTACAAAGAATAGCTGAAGCTTACATTTTAGCAGATCCTACAGAAGTAAAGAACCCCAACATCTTGACAACTAGGTCActatgggaaaaaaaaaaaagaatacatAGAGTTAAAAACTTTATTGGAAACTATTTATCAAAGTTCGAAGAGTTGCTTATAGTTATATGGAACAGCTGTCTTCAGAGTACTAGTCGTATTGGCTTATTTCTTCCTCTAGGTTTGTGGATTTGCCTTCTGACTCTTTGGTGTGGGGCTCTCTGGATTATCTTCACTAGCCAAGCTGGTTTTCCTGTTGTGAATACAATGTATCCCATGCTCAATCTCAACACAAGTCCACATCCATATCCCATCATTGCAAATTTCCAAGTAAATGCTCCTCCtttatcatcatcttcatcaaaTATTGACGGAGGAGGTTCTCTTCCCTCACTTTCGCCACATTCATTTGACAATGGAAACCCACAAAACCGTAAGTTACCTACGTAGGAATTATTTGTGAAAGTATCAAACTGATTTCCTTTAGGAACCGGTCCCATGAGATTGTTTTGAGAAAGATTTAACACCGCAAGAAATATCAGATTCCTTAATTGCATAAGGATGCTTCCTTCAATCATATTTGATGAGAGATCTAATGATTCGAGTGCTAACAACTTCCCCAATGATAGTGGGATATGACTTGTAAGGCTGTTATGAGAGAAATTGAGCACCAAAAGATCTTTAAGTTCTCCGATTACTTCAGGAACCTGTCTTTCGAATTGAttgcttgaaaaatcaatAGTTGtgaaaatatctaatttttttcaaaatttatctcCAATCCTTTGATTGTTATAATTATGGAATCATGATAATATAACTCTTCAATATAATATGGACCGGTAGGATCTACATGGATATCCTTCATAgccttcaaattttgaaagaatgTAGTTGGCAAGTGGCCATTGAACTCATTTGAGAGAGATCAATGATTCTCAAACTAGTAAAGATAGATGTGCCCCTCAAATTTGGTGCCGGCCCATGAAATTTATTCGATTGCAGGACAAGGATTTGCAGACATGAAAGTACACCTAACCAATGAGGAAAGGAGTCTTTCAAGTTACTGTTGCCCAAATCTAAAACTTCCAATTCACTGCAATTCATCAAAGATCGTGTTACGGATCCTTCTAGATGGTTGTCATTGAGGTTAATGCTTTTCTACAAACTACCTTCTTGGGATTTTGCCATCGAAGTTATTCATTCGTAAATTCATAACAGACAGGGAACCACAATTTCCAAGACATTTTGGAATGATCCCACTCAAGTTGTTCTTTGACAAGTCGAGGACTTGAGGGAAAGTTATATCGTAAAACCCTGAAGGGATTTCTCCAGTCAATTCATTTTCTGAAAATGAAGAGGTGATGTATTGACATTGGTGGAGTTGGAAGTGGTACTTGAAGTGAATTTGAGTGAAGGTCAAGAGTCTGAAGAGTCTTCCCAGGAAATTGCTCTACATTTGTTAACAAATTGAAAGAAAGGTCCAAGTATCTCAACTCTCCCACCCTTCGGCTTCCCATTTGGATATGGAACCCTGAATTTTGTTATTAGAAAGATCTAAATCGGACAAAGTCTCGGATGCTCTTCAGAAACTTGGGAATTGTTGTATGTTGCGCAAAGAGAAAGACAAAGTATATAGCTCGGGGAAGGTAATTGACATCATTGCTACATCTACTCAATGATAATAAACCGTTATTTGAAAGATCAATCTCTTGTAAATTTCTAAGCTTTGAAAGCATGCATGGCTCAATGTTGCCACTCAaattatttgatgaaagatCAGGAAAAGCAAGGTTCACTGGTAGACTAAACAGCCAACCTGGTACTCTGCCATTAAGCAAGTTTGCAGATAAAGGAGGTTTTGACGATTTGAAAGTCCACTTACGTTGTCTGGAAGGGGTCCCGCTAAATGGTTATTGTTCAAGCCTATGTCAGTAAGTCTAGTGAGGTTAAATGCTGATGATGGCAATAAACCAtggaaattgttaaaagaaaaatacaactTAATTAGTTTCTTGAAGTTCCCAAAAACATCTGGAATATGACCTTCaaaattgttaaattttaaatg contains:
- the LOC18594193 gene encoding receptor-like protein 12, with the protein product MFVVQIFVYGTPETKCYLQTKPNNLVNNLLSSPPLPQLCPPEHSSALIQFKSSLSFPSCFACGDSYPKTEFWSQSRDCCSWEGVTCHSMTGHVIGLDLSCSRLKESLPSNSSLFLLQDLRWPNLAHLEFTGSQIPPEFSKLRSLTYLNLSHIGIDCSVTEHISPLAELGSLDQSSLLLKLDNHHFNMLVHNLTNGYLPKSNRSTSLRFLHLSGTSFLEELPDSMGNLENLEELDLSFCHFTGSIPLSLGNLTKITFLHLKFNNFEGHIPDVFGNFKKLIKLYFSFNNFHGLLPSSAFNLTRLTDIGLNNNHLAGPLPDNVSGLSNRQNLLYLQTCLMAEYQSNFLGRLFRLLTFTQIHFKYHFQLHQCQYITSSFSENELTGEIPSGFYDITFPQVLDLSKNNLSGIIPKCLGNCGSLSVMNLRMNNFDGKIPRSLTSHIPLSLGKLLALESLDLSSNMIEGSILMQLRNLIFLAVLNLSQNNLMGPVPKGNQFDTFTNNSYVGNLRFCGFPLSNECGESEGREPPPSIFDEDDDKGGAFTWKFAMMGYGCGLVLRLSMGYIVFTTGKPAWLVKIIQRAPHQRVRSDLVVKMLGFFTSVGSAKMKCLKYIEEIPDFITESFRSILESDSVRAIKWTKSPDLAPWNLRNQVLHILVLASKVKQWQIQHAIRSGNTIADSLAKPGVGGDQYLLLLHSV